The following proteins are encoded in a genomic region of Cryptomeria japonica chromosome 11, Sugi_1.0, whole genome shotgun sequence:
- the LOC131071550 gene encoding zinc finger protein ZAT3, translated as MEESILQLGKSSNEQLALPLPLDDFDAAQILMTLATATTSAISSLFHIPNKPTKRKRKRNAKFHESSDSDQSEVERSYSCRKCSRKFSSFQALGGHRASCSKSCNGGQDMQEAEEHTPPNFQSFHGFKGICPNQESIKKAKVHKCPVCYKVFSCGQALGGHKRCHKTSISSVEATCSSLSSIEHQHIPPVKSVCLLDLNMLAPLDSEDEQEDSNGSCSQIVNYSLPHHYYQKFGMGPFHSRPE; from the coding sequence ATGGAGGAGAGCATATTGCAATTGGGTAAGAGCTCGAATGAACAGcttgctcttcctcttcctcttgacgATTTTGATGCCGCCCAGATTTTGATGACGCTTGCCACTGCAACTACATCTGCAATTTCATCCCTTTTCCACATTCCCAACAAGCCCACTAAGCGGAAACGGAAGCGGAATGCAAAATTCCATGAATCCTCTGATTCTGATCAATCTGAGGTTGAGAGGTCATATTCATGTAGAAAATGCAGCAGGAAATTCTCTTCATTTCAAGCTCTGGGTGGTCACAGAGCAAGCTGTTCCAAGTCCTGCAATGGCGGACAGGACATGCAGGAGGCAGAGGAGCATACTCCACCTAATTTCCAGTCTTTTCATGGCTTCAAGGGTATTTGTCCCAATCAGGAATCCATTAAGAAAGCTAAAGTCCACAAATGCCCTGTTTGCTATAAAGTATTTTCATGTGGCCAAGCCTTGGGGGGTCACAAAAGGTGCCATAAGACTTCAATTTCTTCAGTGGAAGCTACTTGTTCCAGTCTTTCTTCAATTGAGCACCAGCACATTCCCCCTGTTAAATCTGTCTGCCTTCTGGATTTGAACATGCTCGCTCCCCTTGATTCTGAAGATGAACAAGAGGATTCAAATGGCTCTTGCTCTCAGATTGTTAATTATTCTTTGCCTCACCATTATTATCAGAAATTTGGAATGGGCCCTTTTCACAGCAGGCCTGAGTGA